The DNA window AGCTACTACGCACGCAAAAATTGTTTTCCTGGCTATATCAACATCTTTGAACTACTCAAAATTTGATTCGTAATTGTTTGGCATACAGCTTAACTTACTAGCATTGAAAACTTTATTAATTCAGCCCACatcataattaaaaattcggAAAACCACCATGACCAAATTCCAGTTACTAGCCATGGATCAGCAGGTGATGTCGCCCTAATCGCATTTAATTAGAAAACGCAAATTATGCCATCGAAAACTGGCACTAGAACCCGCCAAGTTGGCATTTGGCATGCGGCCGGGTCTTGGCCGCAAACTCAGCATCCAGCAGTCCGCATCCAACATCCAGAATCAGGGTGACACGTTGCCGCACTTGCTGGGCTTTTAATGAAATCGCTTGGCATATGCTGCGACGAGTGGGTACGGTGGTTGGGCGGTTTGGGTGGTTCGGTTGGTTGTCAGAGGTCGGTGTCagtcccacacacacactcatccACACACCTGAAGTTTTATTTCCACGGTGGGTCAGGTGGGTCACCCAGGCAGTCAAAGCTGACACGCACACGCTCATATTTAGGCCGGGTCGAGTGGGTGGGATGAGTGGTGTGGGTGGTGTGGAGTTGAGTGGGTGGCGTGAGCAGGAAACGGAAGTGGGTAGATGGCCCTCATTGCGCCCGACTGTGATAAGAAAGTGTCAACACAAACGTGACAAAGCtacaaatgtttaatttttatggctGTGGTCGGGCATTTGCCTTGGTTTGCGGGCGGCTCACGTTGCGCGTGCCACGCCGCTTAACTCAACTTATTTACAGTTGGCAAAGGGTTCGAGAGATCCTGGCCACATTTGGTCAAGCGCTCCGTTTTTGTGCCGAAAATCACGTTTTTACCGTAAACATGTTGCAAAGTTCGCGGCTGTTTTATCTTCGGGCATagttttcccgcttttccccgCCTTTCCCGGCCAGCCAGTGGGCCAATGGGTTGAGAACGTGTCACATGGCATAGAGAATAAAATGGTTCTGCTGGTGGCTGGcgtgaaatatttaaatttagttaAGGCTTAGGCACTCggcatttatttgtttgacCAGCTGGATGAAAAACTTGCTCAAGCCAAATTAATTTAGTATATATTTAAGGCATATTTAGCTATGCTCCAGCAAATAGCAAATCGCCAgagaaaacattttttgttttggcagGACTCTGGCTGCTGTCGAAGAACACCAACTTAATTTCTATGCAAGTTTTTCGACTTTGTTTGGCTGgctaaaattttaatgcaaGCCAAGCCCACATAAGAGTGTGCTCGAAagtacccacacacacaccgtaACAAATTCGGAGGCATAATGAATGTGCAGCAACATTTTTGATGGCGCCCGCTGACAACAATAAATTACTTTTGGCTTTAAACGAAAACCATTAGCATAAAActtggcaacagcaacaacagcggccgcaacagcagcaaccagCCAACAACATCCTTTTAACGCGGATACTAGGCATATAGGCATACTGGCATACtaggcgtatgcgcaatatttgTCTGGCTCTAATTTTAGCCAACAATTTGCCAGCACTTACATGATTAAATTGCAGCCCCGAAcgctgatgatgatggggtGGCGGCGACTGGATACCCGTAATGGTGATGGTGTTGTGATGGCTATGGAAAAATGAGGAGGGCAAACTTTTCAAATATGCGAGTCTTTTAATTAACTTGCCGGCACTTGTGAAGCTCTGTGTTTTAATATATTGTACGAATATTCCCTTTTTTTTAgcctttttctttctttctttcttgcGAAGCACGCTTTTATTAAGCGTTTCATAATTTCATGCAGTAAACTTGCTAATTGCGCCGCCTTGCTTCCTTTTTGCTCGGCACTCgacttcacttcacttcacttccACTCCACACAACTCAACTgagctcagctcagctcaaCTCTCAACTTGTTTCGGTATGCCGCCCTTTTTGCCAAGACTTTGCCGGCCAAGAAAGAAGGCTGCCAAAAAAAGTGTGTATAAAATAATAGGAAAACATGGCAAAGAACAGCCGGAGTGGAAGCCTGTGCGAATTAGTTGCACCAAAGTGTTTTCCGTTTTTAATATTCCCACCGACTTGGGAAAAAGTTGCAGAAGGAGCAGAAAGGCGAACATCGAGCATCCCGGCCACTTAGGACACTCTTGGCCACGGCTCGTCGCTTTTTAGCCGCCTTGGTCACTGGCTCGTTGGCTCGCTGGCTCACTTGCTCAATTtccgcttttaattaaatgaacaTTAGGCCAAAAGGCTGAGCCCACAAAAAAGCCACCAACCACCTGATGGCATGAATGCCACGAGCAGCATTTTACATTTGCAGGCGTTGGCGAAATTGCGCGTAAATTGCATGCAGttagttttaaaatttaaaattaatttttagctGGTATTTGCCGGGCTGAACTGCTGGCCTTGTTTGCCCGTATTTGTTTGTGCTTTAATAGCTGTTAATATTTATGAACCAAAAGttcaaacaacaaacaacggAATAGAGCCAACTGTTGTCGATATTTAACGATGCATTCGGTGGGCGAATTTGTGTGCTGCGAGTACTGGCTTTATATTGGATGCCAGCCAAAAGGGCCTAAACAAACAGCAGGCGTGAATTGGCTCGTAATTATTCAATAACAGTTTATTTAAAACACACCATTAGGGCTTCATTGATGTAGTCACTACAATTTAATAGCTGATCTAACTTTTCAGACctataacattttaaaattaatcaaCAGAATGGTATTATTTACTGGGAATTTCATGTTTTTTTCCCCtcaattaattacattttactAACTATATTAATTATGAAATGAAGGCAGGCAAAAAAAGTTGTCAAACGTTTTGCACCGGGTTATATTTTGCTTCTGTGGCGTAGTACCAAATGCACAACAAGATAAGGCAATCCAAGGCGATTAACAACTTCAGAAAGTTCATTTGCAGCAATTGCATGCGCACCACTTCAAAATCTGAAGAGCAATccattacatatatatacatcttATATATTCTATAGATCGAGCTTACCATCTTCCTGCTGTTGTGCCTGCAACAATCTAAGTTGAAGTTCGGGCAGCAATTGATCGAATTCTTTGTCAATAGTCATCCAGAAAGTCACAAGGCCAGCGGATGCATCAAGAGGAATATTTCCAGCAGGAGCTGGCAGGGCGAAATCCGGATATTGGATAGTTAGAAACAGGATACAAAGGCAGTTACTAAGTGGAGACATTATTGATCAGACTCCCATGAGCGAAGAACTCTTTATGAATGTCTCCTTAACGAGGTTCCCCAACATTTGCGTAAATATCGAAATAATGAACAAAAACTACGTAGGAGCGTGGCCTGTacttatattaatatatatatatatacttatataaaCATCATTGTTTAAATACCCCAGACAGAAAGCAGCTGCGAAACAAACAATGACGAGCAATATCCGAGGCGAAGGTTAGGCGACAGAATTTCTCCTCATGGCGGCGAAGTACTCGTGGATGAATCTGTTGTGGTTGTTTCCACCGGGGATTCGGTTCTGGATTCCGTTGTTGTAAACGTCGTTATTCTAGTCGTTGTGGTTTCTTGCGATGGCGGCGTTGAATCGGTTATAATAGGCGCTGTATTTGCAGATGGCGGTGATTCGTCTCCATCATCACCGGTACCAAAACTGCCCATGAGGCCCAAAACTCCCTGTATAAGAAAAAATAAGTATCACTACAGACAGCAGTTAAAAGCATAATTCTAGAACCAACAAACTTATACAATACTTTGCACAATATTTGGATTTCGACAACTTTCAGACTAAGTTCTATTTGCAGCGACACAAAATCTGCTAACAAAacgtttaaaaacaaattattgtTTTCGAGAACAAAGGTGATAATCTTTCCACTGTATATCTTAATGGTTTTATTATATTACCTATATAGCCTTGACTTACCTTTAAAAATTCATCCCATATACTTTGAATAACGTCAACAGCTACTTTAACCGGAGTAAAAATTCCAGACGCTGGCAATGTATTTTGGGAGGTTttgttgtggctgctgttATCCGAGTCTTCGAGTCCAAAGATATCGCTCAGTAAGCCGTTTCCAGATGAATCCCCTCGGGGGGTAATCTTGTCGAGGAAAATGCCATGGGCACTGGCCAGGCAGCCGAGGAGGCACAACCAGATTAGCAGTTTCATGACGTTATATGGATGGATTGGTTTTCTTCTATCCTACACCAACAAGCAGATGTGATCAAATGTCTAACAAGATGCGGAAACATTTCGTTTTTGACGACTGCTCTCGAGCTGATTATTCTCAATGACcctgaaattaaataaacggCTGTACAAATATCTGAAAAGACCTGACATCATTTGCCTCAGGTGTGACTGACTCATGAATGAACCGTGTCGTGACATAAGTAGACTTAGAAATGTGTTTAAATTATAACATGAACGTGATCAAACATACTCTTATATGCGGAAATAACTAACAACATGTATATGTTAATAATATAGCTATAAGGTACTAAACTTTATTATCTTGAGTTGTTCTTAGCTCAGAAGATTTGTTTTTGAATAggtttaaataaaatgtactAAGCTACATTCTATTTACTTTAAGTTTAGAATTCAATTCAAACTGCTCAGCTAATCCTGAAGGCTGGTATTTGATCGCCGTTGAATGTGATTTTCCAGCAAATGTGCCATAAAGGccattcatttcatttcgccGTGATACTCGTCGGCAAAGTCGGACATCTAATTGGCCCTAATATCGCTGTCATCCGCACTTACACCCCAGTTGCACTCAGCCAGCATTATGGCTTTGATCTGACTTAGACATATGCCCAGGATAATGGCGTTGGCAGATGCGGCAGATGCATTTGCCCTCCACTTCGTGGGGTGCGACACTCGAGCGCATCGAGTGGAAGGCAGTGGAAAAGCATTTCAAATGCATTCACAAGCAGGAGCGTTTTAAATTACTCCCAATTTGGGGCAAATCTGCGGGGTGATGACTCAGTCATTTCGGGGGAGGACTCTTCATTGGAAGGGGGTCTGGTGTTCAAGCTCCAAGAAGGCGATATGTGCAAGTAAGCTTCAATTAATATGCAGCAATTGCATGTACACGCTTGGGTTATCTGCTGCCAcctaattgtttatttatgtgcACTTCCTACGCCATCTAATTAACTGAGTGCAGCATGTGGATTACCTGTCATTTCCACCCGTTGTTTATCGCCAGTTTCAATTGATCAAATTTGCTCGAGGAAATCAAGCGTCCGCACAAAAGCAGCTCCAAAAGTAGCAAGTAGCAAGGACCAAATAAAAACGAGGATATCCCAGAAGAAACTAGCAGTCTCATCTCTTGGCCCCGCTGCCTGATCTATGGCACTGCAAGTGTCACAT is part of the Drosophila sechellia strain sech25 chromosome 3R, ASM438219v1, whole genome shotgun sequence genome and encodes:
- the LOC6617185 gene encoding uncharacterized protein LOC6617185, which produces MKLLIWLCLLGCLASAHGIFLDKITPRGDSSGNGLLSDIFGLEDSDNSSHNKTSQNTLPASGIFTPVKVAVDVIQSIWDEFLKGVLGLMGSFGTGDDGDESPPSANTAPIITDSTPPSQETTTTRITTFTTTESRTESPVETTTTDSSTSTSPP
- the LOC116801679 gene encoding uncharacterized protein LOC116801679, translating into MSPLSNCLCILFLTIQYPDFALPAPAGNIPLDASAGLVTFWMTIDKEFDQLLPELQLRLLQAQQQEDDFEVVRMQLLQMNFLKLLIALDCLILLCIWYYATEAKYNPVQNV